From Sphingopyxis sp. USTB-05, the proteins below share one genomic window:
- a CDS encoding TetR/AcrR family transcriptional regulator, translating to MILDTASGLFARQGFAKTSISELSSACRASKAWIYHYFPTKEDILFTLLRDFLEVVRARLGAIDIEELAPEVSLHKFILECLRIYDNYRINYPVLFNEMTVLTSEQQEELRAIEDAPVKLLTAIVAKIRPEISQAAAFRTPITLLIYGTINWTYTWYNPDGKLKLEQLAALVRDFVLGGIQTVDVG from the coding sequence TTGATCCTAGATACTGCCTCGGGTCTCTTCGCTCGGCAAGGCTTTGCGAAAACCTCGATCTCTGAGCTCTCTTCAGCCTGTAGAGCCTCCAAGGCTTGGATCTATCATTATTTCCCGACCAAAGAGGACATTCTCTTCACACTGCTGCGTGACTTTCTAGAGGTCGTTCGAGCTCGACTTGGAGCGATCGATATCGAGGAGCTTGCTCCCGAGGTCTCACTGCACAAATTCATCCTCGAATGCCTGCGGATCTATGACAATTACCGCATCAACTACCCGGTTTTGTTCAATGAAATGACGGTTCTGACAAGCGAGCAGCAGGAGGAGTTGCGCGCGATCGAGGACGCACCAGTTAAGCTGCTAACAGCAATCGTAGCCAAGATCAGACCGGAGATCTCCCAAGCTGCAGCTTTTCGTACACCGATAACCTTGCTCATCTACGGTACGATCAACTGGACCTACACTTGGTATAATCCAGACGGGAAGCTGAAGCTCGAGCAGCTTGCCGCTCTCGTGCGTGATTTCGTCCTTGGAGGCATTCAAACCGTTGACGTCGGGTGA
- a CDS encoding TonB-dependent receptor codes for MIRRSIAWATLVTLMVSAAPAALAQNTPAAADDAQDDKAPDEIVVTARKVTERLQDVPIAISAVSADKIAERDNVRVSELAAAVPNVTFSGGPLATITVRGVSSQSRYNPGFDSGIGVYIDGVVQGKSYTFDSPLYDVERVEFLRGPQGTLFGKNAIGGAISIVTRNPSFTPTGQFELSTGSFNRFEAQGFISAPLSSSLAVSVGGFRVKRDGYVRNLIDNRRFANDDSYGGRAKILWKPSDLVKLVLSADYLKEDNYGYVDEVSAGYGGPTGRYESNVDTPNLARRKTKGLALTADIETGFGATLTSITSYRWAENQRTNDSDVGPLSIVVSESASKQTQFSQEVRLSGKLAERINYLIGGYLFRQDTDNFAQSTFGPDSRFAPLRGQVGNTFGEADTEAVAAFASVDWELVDKLTATVGIRYTDEAKRLNYQQIGFPLIGAPNLPQEFDRISATDVSPTFTLRYQPSRDIMVYGTASKGFKSGGWNVDNITSPRITTFKALRFGDESLWNYELGIKAQFLDNRITFNADAFRQDYSNIQTPQLTQVLGGGGAVVAIVTNAASARLQGLEAELTVRPTGILTVNGVLGYTDAKYSRYTDGALNFSGNRLPGAPKWTGNLSATLRVPVSDDWSLGARGEYLYRSSTFGDRENSAARTTPSYASINLSAGIYGKHFDLVGFVNNLADKQDVILISEGGFPAPLGVGLNTLVTRQLGRTWGLRLAGRF; via the coding sequence ATGATTCGTCGATCAATTGCTTGGGCGACCCTGGTCACTTTGATGGTCTCAGCTGCGCCTGCAGCCCTCGCGCAGAATACGCCCGCAGCAGCGGACGATGCACAGGACGACAAGGCGCCTGATGAAATCGTTGTCACGGCCCGGAAGGTCACCGAGCGCCTTCAGGATGTGCCGATCGCGATCTCGGCAGTCTCAGCCGACAAGATTGCCGAACGTGACAATGTGCGGGTCTCGGAACTGGCAGCTGCTGTTCCCAACGTAACATTTAGCGGTGGTCCACTTGCCACTATTACCGTGCGCGGCGTCTCGAGCCAGTCACGCTACAATCCCGGATTCGACAGCGGAATTGGGGTCTACATCGACGGTGTGGTACAAGGGAAAAGCTACACATTTGACTCCCCGCTCTATGACGTCGAGCGGGTCGAGTTCCTTCGCGGACCGCAAGGGACACTCTTCGGCAAAAATGCAATTGGCGGAGCGATCAGTATCGTCACGCGCAACCCGAGCTTCACGCCCACCGGCCAATTCGAACTTTCAACCGGCAGCTTCAACCGTTTCGAAGCACAGGGGTTTATCTCAGCGCCGCTCTCCAGCAGTCTTGCGGTAAGTGTGGGCGGATTTCGGGTTAAACGGGATGGCTACGTCCGTAACCTGATCGACAATCGGCGCTTCGCAAACGACGATAGCTACGGGGGCCGTGCAAAGATCCTTTGGAAACCCTCCGATCTGGTCAAGCTCGTTTTGTCGGCCGACTACCTGAAAGAGGACAACTACGGCTACGTAGATGAGGTTTCTGCCGGGTATGGCGGACCGACTGGACGCTATGAAAGCAACGTCGACACCCCTAATCTCGCCCGGCGCAAGACCAAAGGACTCGCGCTAACAGCTGACATTGAAACTGGCTTCGGGGCGACCCTTACGTCAATTACTTCTTATCGATGGGCCGAAAACCAGAGAACCAATGATTCCGACGTCGGCCCACTCTCGATCGTCGTAAGCGAGTCTGCGTCCAAGCAGACCCAGTTTTCGCAAGAGGTGCGTTTGTCCGGCAAACTTGCCGAGCGTATCAATTATTTGATCGGCGGTTATCTCTTCCGCCAGGATACCGATAACTTCGCACAAAGTACGTTCGGTCCTGACAGCAGATTTGCACCGCTGAGGGGGCAGGTCGGCAATACCTTTGGCGAGGCTGACACTGAAGCAGTGGCTGCGTTCGCAAGTGTGGATTGGGAACTTGTCGATAAGCTGACTGCCACTGTCGGCATTCGCTACACCGACGAAGCCAAGCGCCTCAATTATCAGCAGATAGGCTTTCCGCTGATCGGCGCCCCCAACCTGCCGCAGGAGTTTGACAGGATCAGCGCGACAGATGTTTCGCCCACCTTTACGCTTCGCTACCAGCCGTCACGCGACATCATGGTATATGGCACGGCTTCGAAGGGCTTCAAGTCGGGTGGATGGAACGTCGACAACATCACTTCGCCGCGCATCACGACTTTCAAAGCCCTGCGTTTTGGTGACGAGAGCCTTTGGAACTATGAACTGGGTATCAAGGCACAGTTCCTCGACAATCGCATCACGTTCAACGCCGACGCCTTTCGGCAGGATTATTCCAACATTCAGACGCCGCAGCTTACCCAAGTCCTCGGCGGTGGCGGTGCTGTCGTAGCTATCGTGACCAACGCCGCATCGGCCCGACTGCAGGGGTTGGAAGCGGAACTGACCGTGCGACCGACCGGCATTTTGACGGTGAATGGAGTACTTGGCTACACCGATGCAAAATATAGCAGGTACACCGACGGGGCGCTGAATTTTTCCGGAAACCGGCTGCCCGGGGCTCCCAAGTGGACTGGCAACCTGTCGGCGACCTTGCGAGTCCCGGTTAGCGACGACTGGTCGCTGGGCGCGCGCGGCGAATATCTCTATCGCTCGAGTACGTTCGGCGATCGCGAGAACTCGGCAGCTCGTACAACGCCGTCATATGCTTCTATCAACCTCTCGGCTGGCATTTACGGCAAGCATTTCGACCTCGTCGGCTTTGTCAACAACCTCGCCGACAAACAGGACGTAATCCTGATTTCCGAAGGTGGGTTCCCGGCTCCGCTTGGTGTCGGGTTGAACACGCTGGTTACCAGGCAGCTGGGGCGTACCTGGGGCTTACGGCTTGCTGGCCGTTTCTGA